From a region of the Pleuronectes platessa chromosome 22, fPlePla1.1, whole genome shotgun sequence genome:
- the klhdc10 gene encoding kelch domain-containing protein 10 → MEAVAARGSDQLNKFERLTGRPPQTLAGHRTPPARSGHRCVADNTNLYVFGGYNPDYDESGGSDNEDYPLFRELWKYHFATGCWQQIRTEGYMPTELASMSAVLHGNNLLVFGGTGIPFGENNGNDVHVCNVKYKRWSLLNCRGKKPNRIYGQAMVIINGFLYVFGGTTGYIYSTDLHRLDLTTREWIHLKPNNPPDDLPEERYRHEIAHDGQRIYILGGGTSWTSYPLDKVHAYNLETNSWEEITTKPHDKIGYPAPRRCHSCVQIRNDVFICGGYNGELILADLWKINLQTFQWSKLPAMMPEPAYFHCAAVTPAGCMYIHGGVVNIHENKRTGSLFKIWLAVPSLLELCWEKLLKAYPHLATLSTIQLLNLGMTQELIERLK, encoded by the exons ATGGAGGCGGTAGCTGCTCGCGGCTCGGACCAGCTGAATAAATTCGAGCGACTGACAGGGAGGCCCCCGCAGACGTTAGCAG GTCATCGTACTCCCCCCGCCCGCAGTGGGCATCGCTGTGTCGCAGACAACACTAACCTGTATGTATTTGGAGGCTACAACCCCGACTACGATGAGTCAGGAGGCTCAGATAATGAAGACTATCCACTGTTCAGGGAGCTGTGGAAGTACCACTTTGCCACAGGCTGCTGGCAGCAGATCCGAACAGAAGGCTACATGCCCACAGAGCTGGCGTCTATGTCAG CTGTTTTGCACGGCAACAACCTCCTGGTGTTCGGAGGCACAGGGATCCCCTTTGGTGAGAATAACGGCAACGACGTTCACGTTTGTAACGTGAAGTACAAGCGATGGTCCCTTCTCAACTGCCGTGGGAAGAAGCCAAACAGAATCTATGGACAG GCAATGGTCATAATAAACGGCTTCCTATACGTGTTTGGAGGGACAACAGGGTACATCTACAGCACAGACCTGCACAGGCTGGACCTGACCACCAGGGAGTGGATCCACCTCAAGCCCAACAACCCTCCAGACGACCTGCCCGAGGAACG GTACAGACATGAAATAGCTCATGACGGACAGAGGATCTACATTCTGGGAGGAGGCACTTCCTGGACATCTTATCCTCTAGACAAG gTGCATGCGTACAATCTCGAGACCAATTCCTGGGAGGAGATTACGACTAAGCCTCATGACAAAATAG GGTACCCTGCTCCTCGGAGATGCCATAGCTGTGTGCAAATACGAAACG ATGTATTTATCTGTGGAGGCTACAACGGGGAGTTGATATTGGCAGATCTGTGGAAGATCAACCTGCAGACTTTCCAGTGGAGTAAACTACCAGCAATGATGCCTGAGCCGGCCTACTTCCACTGTGCTGCTGTCACCCCG GCTGGCTGCATGTACATCCATGGTGGCGTGGTGAACATTCATGAGAACAAGAGGACTGGCTCTCTGTTTAAGATCTGGCTGGCGGTGCCCAGCCTACTGGAGCTCTGCTGGGAGAAGCTCCTCAAGGCTTATCCCCACCTGGCCACTCTCTCCACCATCCAGCTGCTGAACCTGGGCATGACACAGGAATTAATCGAACGCTTGAAATGA
- the zc3hc1 gene encoding nuclear-interacting partner of ALK isoform X1 — MATLSGSRGDRLSNSNHQKASLVSPEKVREILNQGVSSTTGGSISGQGHLKVLEVKSNTPAPCEATNKDAFFSRVESYSCLKWAGKPRTLSPLMCARYGWINIGCDMLKCSSCNAFLCATLQPTLDLEKYESRITEILRQLQTQHEKFCPWPDFPCPERFWLVPACEPSTLLTAFLERFQSACLLAQQLPAMKPEQLKSMSLTEDVISAILQLVEEEQKKKGGTQCSESLGVQVAACIVSLCGWAGSPTLHAMNLPILTCSYCMRKVGLWNFHQMEATGGDGDSITVSPSTPTAAPAPAPTHEGQADRSSSASPTPATTPSRMKLRSQDSTRSDQGEGNSSPVGLRSRSRDSPSPIEEQPSPLTRGKRSATRGKGLGDTSAPDGAASPPQPLKRLRLSSVGGADDLLHRNTFDPLAQHRDWCPWISVGKENVHPGTIRFLDGGSALHQQGWKAALDLLMPMKKNSDTAGGSPAQGPRDKSKRVFAIFRQWQVSCSPSQQSDSNQTELEH, encoded by the exons ATGGCGACTCTCAGCGGCAGTCGTGGGGATCGCCTCTCAAACTCCAACCACCAGAAAGCGTCTCTAGTTTCTCCGGAGAAAGTTCGTGAGATCCTGAACCAGGGGGTGTCGTCGACGACCGGCGGCTCCATCAG TGGTCAAGGACATTTGAAAGTCCTGGAAGTAAAAAGCAACACTCCTGCACCTTGTGAAGCAACTAACAAAGACGCCTTTTTCTCAAGAGTGGAATCTTATTCA TGTTTGAAATGGGCAGGCAAACCCCGCACACTGTCCCCTCTGATGTGCGCCCGCTATGGCTGGATCAACATTGGCTGCGATATGCTCAAGTGCTCCAGCTGCAACGCTTTCCTCTGTGCAACACTACAACCGACTTTAGACTTGGAAAAAT ATGAATCCCGCATTACAGAGATTTTGAGGCAGCTTCAGACGCAGCATGAGAAGTTTTGTCCTTGGCCCGACTTCCCCTGTCCAG AGCGGTTCTGGTTGGTTCCAGCCTGTGAACCATCGACACTTCTCACTGCCTTCTTAGAGCGCTTCCAGAGTGCCTGTCTCCTTGCACAGCAGCTGCCAGCCATGAAGCCAGAGCAGCTGAAATCTATG TCTTTGACTGAGGACGTCATCAGTGCAATTCTACAGCTTGTCGAggaggagcaaaaaaaaaagggagggacACAGTGCTCTGAATCTTTGGGTGTCCAGGTGGCTGCATGCATAGTTTCTCTCTGTGGCTGGGCAGGAAG CCCAACTCTACACGCCATGAACCTGCCCATCCTCACCTGCTCCTACTGTATGCGCAAGGTGGGCTTGTGGAACTTCCACCAGATGGAGGCAACAGGAGGTGATGGAGATTCCATAACTGTAAGCCCGTCTACCCCAACAGCAGCTCCTGCCCCAGCACCTACGCATGAGGGCCAGGCAGACCGCTCTTCATCTGCCTCACCCACCCCTGCTACAACACCAAGTCGCATGAAGCTGAGGAGCCAAGACTCCACACGCTCTGACCAG GGTGAGGGAAACTCCTCCCCTGTGGGCTTGCGATCCCGCAGCAGAGACTCACCAAGTCCCATTGAAGAGCAACCAAGTCCCTTGACCAGGGGCAAGAGGTCTGCAACACGCGGCAAAGGACTGGGTGACACCTCTGCACCTGATGGCGCCGCGAGCCCGCCACAACCTCTCAAGCGCCTGCGCCTCTCATCAGTTGGTGGTGCT GATGATCTCCTGCACAGGAACACTTTTGACCCTCTCGCTCAGCACAGAGACTGGTGTCCCTGGATCTCGGTGGGAAAGGAGAACGTGCATCCAGGGACCATCCGCTTTTTGGATGGaggttcagcccttcatcagcAGGGTTGGAAGGCTGCCCTTGATCTCCTCATGCCCATGAAAAAGAATTCCGATACAGCAGGAGGCAGTCCAGCACAG GGCCCTCGTGACAAGTCTAAAAGGGTGTTTGCTATATTCCGTCAGTGGCAGGTATCCTGCTCTCCATCTCAGCAGTCTGATTCCAACCAGACAGAATTGGAGCACTGA
- the zc3hc1 gene encoding nuclear-interacting partner of ALK isoform X2 has translation MCARYGWINIGCDMLKCSSCNAFLCATLQPTLDLEKYESRITEILRQLQTQHEKFCPWPDFPCPERFWLVPACEPSTLLTAFLERFQSACLLAQQLPAMKPEQLKSMSLTEDVISAILQLVEEEQKKKGGTQCSESLGVQVAACIVSLCGWAGSPTLHAMNLPILTCSYCMRKVGLWNFHQMEATGGDGDSITVSPSTPTAAPAPAPTHEGQADRSSSASPTPATTPSRMKLRSQDSTRSDQGEGNSSPVGLRSRSRDSPSPIEEQPSPLTRGKRSATRGKGLGDTSAPDGAASPPQPLKRLRLSSVGGADDLLHRNTFDPLAQHRDWCPWISVGKENVHPGTIRFLDGGSALHQQGWKAALDLLMPMKKNSDTAGGSPAQGPRDKSKRVFAIFRQWQVSCSPSQQSDSNQTELEH, from the exons ATGTGCGCCCGCTATGGCTGGATCAACATTGGCTGCGATATGCTCAAGTGCTCCAGCTGCAACGCTTTCCTCTGTGCAACACTACAACCGACTTTAGACTTGGAAAAAT ATGAATCCCGCATTACAGAGATTTTGAGGCAGCTTCAGACGCAGCATGAGAAGTTTTGTCCTTGGCCCGACTTCCCCTGTCCAG AGCGGTTCTGGTTGGTTCCAGCCTGTGAACCATCGACACTTCTCACTGCCTTCTTAGAGCGCTTCCAGAGTGCCTGTCTCCTTGCACAGCAGCTGCCAGCCATGAAGCCAGAGCAGCTGAAATCTATG TCTTTGACTGAGGACGTCATCAGTGCAATTCTACAGCTTGTCGAggaggagcaaaaaaaaaagggagggacACAGTGCTCTGAATCTTTGGGTGTCCAGGTGGCTGCATGCATAGTTTCTCTCTGTGGCTGGGCAGGAAG CCCAACTCTACACGCCATGAACCTGCCCATCCTCACCTGCTCCTACTGTATGCGCAAGGTGGGCTTGTGGAACTTCCACCAGATGGAGGCAACAGGAGGTGATGGAGATTCCATAACTGTAAGCCCGTCTACCCCAACAGCAGCTCCTGCCCCAGCACCTACGCATGAGGGCCAGGCAGACCGCTCTTCATCTGCCTCACCCACCCCTGCTACAACACCAAGTCGCATGAAGCTGAGGAGCCAAGACTCCACACGCTCTGACCAG GGTGAGGGAAACTCCTCCCCTGTGGGCTTGCGATCCCGCAGCAGAGACTCACCAAGTCCCATTGAAGAGCAACCAAGTCCCTTGACCAGGGGCAAGAGGTCTGCAACACGCGGCAAAGGACTGGGTGACACCTCTGCACCTGATGGCGCCGCGAGCCCGCCACAACCTCTCAAGCGCCTGCGCCTCTCATCAGTTGGTGGTGCT GATGATCTCCTGCACAGGAACACTTTTGACCCTCTCGCTCAGCACAGAGACTGGTGTCCCTGGATCTCGGTGGGAAAGGAGAACGTGCATCCAGGGACCATCCGCTTTTTGGATGGaggttcagcccttcatcagcAGGGTTGGAAGGCTGCCCTTGATCTCCTCATGCCCATGAAAAAGAATTCCGATACAGCAGGAGGCAGTCCAGCACAG GGCCCTCGTGACAAGTCTAAAAGGGTGTTTGCTATATTCCGTCAGTGGCAGGTATCCTGCTCTCCATCTCAGCAGTCTGATTCCAACCAGACAGAATTGGAGCACTGA